One window from the genome of Pseudonocardia hierapolitana encodes:
- a CDS encoding sugar phosphate nucleotidyltransferase, producing MKVVLFCGGFGMRMRDGVSDLPKPMHPVGPRPLIWHVMRYYAHFGHTDFVLCLGYGAHHIKDFFLTYSETASNDFVLRDGDVHLLGSDISDWTITFVHTGLDSPIGERLRRVRRHVQDEEMFLANYADVLTDLPLNAMVDRFRRSDAVGALLAVPPQSAFHCVDIGEDDRVAGITTLQEMPLWENGGYFVLRPEVFDYLPPNGDLIMDACRPLAKEGRLMAYRHRGFWQPADTVKERHALEAAYTAGDRPWMLWEQNADNGVAPAGLLPHRIRGEVAGLTTAAG from the coding sequence GGGACCACGGCCGCTGATCTGGCACGTGATGCGCTACTACGCGCATTTCGGGCACACCGACTTCGTGCTGTGCCTCGGGTACGGGGCGCACCACATCAAGGATTTCTTCCTGACCTACTCCGAGACGGCGTCCAACGACTTCGTGCTGCGCGACGGGGACGTGCACCTGCTGGGCAGCGACATCTCGGACTGGACGATCACCTTCGTCCACACCGGGCTGGACTCGCCGATCGGGGAGCGGCTGCGCCGGGTGCGTCGCCACGTCCAGGACGAGGAGATGTTCCTGGCCAACTACGCCGACGTGCTCACCGATCTGCCGTTGAACGCGATGGTGGACAGGTTCCGGCGCTCGGACGCGGTGGGTGCGCTGCTGGCGGTGCCGCCGCAGTCGGCGTTCCACTGCGTGGACATCGGTGAGGACGACCGGGTGGCCGGCATCACCACGTTGCAGGAGATGCCGCTGTGGGAGAACGGCGGCTACTTCGTGCTGCGGCCGGAGGTCTTCGACTACCTGCCCCCGAACGGGGACCTGATCATGGATGCGTGCCGTCCGCTGGCGAAGGAGGGCCGGCTGATGGCCTACCGGCACCGGGGGTTCTGGCAGCCCGCCGACACGGTGAAGGAACGGCACGCCCTCGAGGCGGCCTACACGGCGGGGGACCGGCCCTGGATGCTCTGGGAGCAGAACGCCGACAACGGGGTCGCGCCGGCCGGACTGCTGCCGCATCGGATCCGGGGCGAGGTCGCCGGGCTCACCACCGCGGCCGGCTGA